ATTGCCATCAAGTGCTAGAAATTGTTTGGGCTGGCTGTTGCGGCTCATTGGCCAAAATCTGGTTCCAGCCCCACCTGCCATTATCAGGGCAATCATTCTTCCTTTTTGAGTGGTCATTGCTCAATAATCCTTGTAGTTTTGGGATAGTTGTATTGCCAGATTGAGGGGTCTATCTTCTTATCCAAAAGGATGTTTGAAAACTCATAGCGTACTGTATTGGCCGATTTATCTGTGTAACTAAGCTGGGTAACAATGCCGGAGCCGCTATTGATAGTAGCTTCCAGTTTGTGGATGAGAGGATCTTGTTTGGGGCTAAGCGTCACTTTACTTTGTCCTTTGCTTTGCTCAATTATCCTCACTTCGCTACGCTTCCAAAAGTGTTCCAGAATCTCGATTGGATTCATTTTATTGAATTCTGGCGTTACTTGGCTCTTAAAGAGTGTACCAGAATCTGCATCGAAAAGCTCGGCGGCTCCATTATGGATGAATAAACGCTGAATAGAAGGATTGGTGAAAGACATCAGCATGCGGTTTTTCTCGAAATAGAATTTTCCCTGATATTCAATACTGCGCTTAAGTTGGACAAAGTGGTTTACTTGCGTAATATCGGCTTGAAAGCTAACGATATTCTTATATCGGTTGTTTAGCTTGTTATACAGGTCAGTGGTGGTTTGAGCTGCTAATAGTGAGCACATAAGCAGCACAATCAGGCTAATCTTCTTCATTCATTACTCCTAAGCGAATGAGGTCTTCCCGGTTTGCCAATACATCGCGCGATTTACTGCCCAAATGCGGTCCTACTATTTGTGCCCGCTCCAAAAGATCTACCAACCTGCCTGCACGGGCATAACCAATTTTAAAGTGGCGCTGAAGCATCGAAACTGATGCCGTGCCAGAACGAACAATC
This window of the Candidatus Cloacimonadota bacterium genome carries:
- a CDS encoding outer membrane lipoprotein carrier protein LolA, which translates into the protein MKKISLIVLLMCSLLAAQTTTDLYNKLNNRYKNIVSFQADITQVNHFVQLKRSIEYQGKFYFEKNRMLMSFTNPSIQRLFIHNGAAELFDADSGTLFKSQVTPEFNKMNPIEILEHFWKRSEVRIIEQSKGQSKVTLSPKQDPLIHKLEATINSGSGIVTQLSYTDKSANTVRYEFSNILLDKKIDPSIWQYNYPKTTRIIEQ